In Streptomyces seoulensis, the following are encoded in one genomic region:
- a CDS encoding sugar phosphate isomerase/epimerase family protein, with translation MSRIANNDPELTHRLTRRGMLGVAAGATAAALLGAAAPASAATTVPTTGSAPAPAPAGGRGRPLLPPGRLGIQLYSLRDKVGTLGFAPVFAELEKYGYDEIEFAGYTQGSAGPITLPNLRRLARNHGLTPIGSHVGYYSDDPNAYTFAQNLEKVLDDAQALGLKHIGTASGPFRYGSTVDAWKRAAEEFNTYGAAARARGMKFYQHNHSDEFAFAADDPKVRLYDVLLAETDPDLVYLEMDIYWAYAGQFRFSKRPDGTTAPFEPLDYVLAHPHRYPLFHVKDGVSDPTNEYGYRMTDVGDGDIDYQRFISTVTHLRGQRSAHHWQTEHDTPPDSLSFARRSSAYLHSLREKC, from the coding sequence ATGAGCCGCATTGCGAACAATGACCCCGAACTGACCCATCGCCTGACCAGAAGGGGCATGCTGGGCGTCGCCGCGGGCGCCACGGCCGCCGCCCTGCTCGGCGCGGCCGCCCCCGCCTCGGCCGCGACCACCGTCCCGACCACCGGTTCCGCTCCCGCCCCCGCGCCCGCAGGCGGCCGGGGCCGCCCCCTCCTGCCCCCCGGCCGCCTCGGCATCCAGCTCTACAGCCTGCGCGACAAAGTCGGCACCCTCGGCTTCGCCCCCGTCTTCGCCGAACTGGAGAAGTACGGCTACGACGAGATCGAGTTCGCCGGCTACACCCAGGGCTCGGCCGGCCCCATCACCCTGCCGAACCTCAGGCGCCTCGCCCGGAATCACGGCCTGACCCCCATCGGCAGCCATGTCGGCTACTACTCCGACGACCCGAACGCCTACACCTTCGCCCAGAACCTCGAGAAGGTCCTCGACGACGCCCAGGCCCTCGGCCTCAAGCACATCGGCACCGCGTCCGGCCCGTTCCGCTACGGCTCGACCGTCGACGCCTGGAAACGTGCCGCCGAGGAGTTCAACACCTACGGCGCGGCGGCCAGGGCACGCGGCATGAAGTTCTACCAGCACAACCACTCGGACGAGTTCGCCTTCGCCGCCGACGACCCCAAGGTCCGCCTCTACGACGTCCTCCTGGCGGAGACCGACCCCGACCTCGTGTACCTGGAAATGGACATCTACTGGGCCTACGCGGGCCAGTTCCGCTTCTCCAAACGCCCCGACGGGACCACCGCGCCCTTCGAACCGCTGGACTACGTCCTCGCCCACCCCCACCGCTACCCGCTCTTCCACGTCAAGGACGGCGTGAGCGACCCCACGAACGAGTACGGCTACCGCATGACGGACGTCGGCGACGGCGACATCGACTACCAGCGCTTCATCTCCACCGTGACCCACCTGCGCGGCCAGCGCTCGGCCCACCACTGGCAGACCGAGCACGACACCCCGCCGGACTCCCTGAGCTTCGCCCGCCGCTCCAGCGCGTACCTGCACTCCTTGCGCGAGAAGTGCTGA
- a CDS encoding nucleotide pyrophosphatase/phosphodiesterase family protein has translation MTEHPAYPAQPTAGRPTPLLVLDVVGLTPRLLTHMPHVSALADQGSHAHLGTVLPAVTCAAQSTFLTGTTPAEHGIVGNGWYFRELGDILLWRQHNGLVAGDKIWDAARRAHPGYTVANICWWYAMGADTDFTVTPRPVYYADGRKEPDCYTRPPDLHDELSAEFGTFPLFQFWGPGAGLASSRWIIDATRHIQRTRHPDLTLCYLPHLDYDLQRYGPDDPRSLRAAADLDAAVAPLLADARAEGRTVVVLSEYGITRVDRPVDINRALRRAGLLEVHEQDGMEYLDPMASRAFAVADHQIAHVYVRRPEDLDATRAALTGLPGIAQLLDDEGKKDHHLDHPRSGELVALAEPDAWFTYYYWLDDARAPDFARLVEIHRKPGYDPVELFMDPLDPYVKVKAATALARKKLGLRYRMAVVPLDPSPIRGSHGRLPASDDDGPLLICSTPRAVGDRLAATDVKSLLLRLAGLT, from the coding sequence ATGACCGAGCACCCTGCGTACCCGGCCCAGCCCACAGCCGGCCGCCCCACCCCGCTGCTCGTCCTGGACGTCGTCGGCCTCACCCCCCGCCTCCTCACCCACATGCCCCACGTGAGCGCCCTCGCGGACCAGGGCTCCCACGCCCACCTCGGCACGGTCCTGCCCGCCGTCACCTGCGCCGCCCAGTCCACCTTCCTGACCGGCACCACGCCCGCCGAACACGGCATCGTCGGCAACGGCTGGTATTTCCGCGAACTCGGCGACATCCTGCTGTGGCGCCAGCACAACGGCCTGGTCGCCGGCGACAAAATCTGGGACGCCGCCCGCCGCGCCCACCCCGGCTACACCGTGGCCAACATTTGCTGGTGGTACGCCATGGGCGCCGACACCGACTTCACCGTCACCCCCCGACCCGTCTACTACGCCGACGGCCGCAAGGAACCCGACTGCTACACCCGCCCTCCCGACCTGCACGACGAACTGAGCGCCGAATTCGGCACGTTCCCCCTCTTCCAGTTCTGGGGACCCGGAGCCGGACTCGCCTCCAGCCGCTGGATCATCGACGCGACCCGCCACATCCAGCGCACCCGCCACCCCGACCTGACCCTCTGCTACCTCCCCCACCTCGACTACGACCTCCAGCGCTACGGCCCCGACGACCCGCGCTCCCTCCGGGCGGCCGCCGACCTGGACGCGGCGGTCGCCCCCCTCCTGGCCGACGCCCGCGCGGAGGGCCGAACCGTCGTCGTCCTGTCCGAGTACGGCATCACCCGCGTGGACCGCCCCGTGGACATCAACCGCGCCCTGCGCCGCGCCGGACTACTGGAGGTGCACGAGCAGGACGGCATGGAGTACCTGGACCCGATGGCCTCACGGGCCTTCGCGGTCGCCGACCACCAGATCGCCCATGTCTACGTACGCCGCCCCGAAGACCTCGACGCCACCCGCGCCGCCCTCACCGGCCTGCCCGGCATCGCCCAACTCCTGGACGACGAGGGCAAGAAGGACCACCACCTCGACCACCCGCGCTCCGGCGAACTCGTCGCCCTGGCGGAACCGGACGCCTGGTTCACGTACTACTACTGGCTCGACGACGCCCGCGCCCCCGACTTCGCACGGCTCGTCGAGATCCACCGCAAACCCGGCTACGACCCGGTCGAACTCTTCATGGACCCGCTCGACCCCTACGTCAAGGTCAAGGCGGCGACCGCGCTGGCCCGCAAGAAACTCGGCCTGCGCTACCGCATGGCGGTCGTACCCCTGGACCCGTCACCTATTCGGGGCAGCCACGGCCGCCTTCCCGCGAGTGACGACGACGGTCCGCTCCTCATCTGCTCCACCCCCCGTGCCGTCGGCGACCGCCTCGCGGCCACCGATGTGAAATCACTCCTGCTCCGACTCGCCGGCCTCACCTGA
- the eboE gene encoding metabolite traffic protein EboE, translated as MRFRHPDGTLVHLAYCTNVHPAETLDAVVAQLRDHCEPIRRRLGRDRLGIGLWLAKDAARTLENDPCALAALRAELDRRGLEVVTLNGFPYEGFGSQQVKYRVYTPDWADPERLRHTTALARILAGLLPDDIADGSISTLPLAWRTVATPARMETARTALRTLGDRLDALAELTGRSVRIGLEPEPGCVIETTADALTPLTDIAHPRIGICVDTCHLATSFEDPDTALDALARADVPIVKSQLSAALHAEHPHRPDVREALTAFDEPRFLHQTRTLTPTGRQGTDDLGEALQNGALPDSAPWRTHVHVPLHAAPAAPLTSTLPVLATALTRLVGGPHPLTRHLEVETYTWHALPAALRPRTRAQLTDGIAAELSLARDLLTDLGLKELP; from the coding sequence GTGCGCTTCCGCCACCCCGACGGCACCCTCGTCCACCTCGCCTACTGCACCAACGTCCACCCCGCCGAAACCCTCGACGCCGTCGTCGCCCAGCTCCGCGATCATTGCGAGCCCATCCGGCGGCGCCTCGGCCGCGACCGCCTCGGCATCGGACTCTGGCTCGCCAAGGACGCCGCCCGCACCCTGGAGAACGACCCCTGCGCGCTCGCCGCCCTCCGCGCCGAACTCGACCGGCGCGGCCTGGAGGTCGTCACCCTCAACGGCTTCCCGTACGAAGGCTTCGGCTCCCAGCAGGTCAAGTACCGCGTCTACACGCCCGACTGGGCCGACCCCGAACGCCTGCGCCACACCACGGCCCTCGCCCGTATTCTCGCCGGCCTCCTCCCCGACGACATCGCGGACGGCAGCATCTCCACCCTGCCGCTGGCCTGGCGCACCGTCGCCACCCCCGCCCGCATGGAGACGGCCCGCACCGCCCTGCGCACCCTCGGCGACCGCCTCGACGCCCTCGCGGAACTCACCGGCCGCTCCGTCCGCATCGGCCTCGAACCGGAGCCCGGCTGCGTCATCGAGACCACCGCCGACGCCCTCACCCCCCTCACCGACATCGCCCACCCCCGCATCGGCATCTGCGTGGACACCTGCCACCTCGCCACCTCCTTCGAAGACCCCGACACCGCCCTGGACGCCCTCGCCCGAGCCGATGTCCCCATCGTCAAATCCCAGCTCTCCGCCGCACTCCACGCCGAGCACCCGCACCGCCCGGACGTCCGCGAAGCCCTCACCGCCTTCGACGAGCCCCGCTTCCTGCACCAGACCCGCACCCTCACTCCCACGGGCCGACAGGGCACCGACGACCTGGGCGAGGCCCTCCAGAACGGCGCCCTGCCCGACTCAGCCCCGTGGCGCACCCACGTCCACGTCCCCCTGCACGCGGCCCCCGCCGCGCCCCTCACCTCCACCCTCCCCGTCCTCGCCACCGCCCTGACCCGGCTCGTCGGCGGCCCGCACCCCCTCACCCGCCACCTGGAGGTCGAGACCTACACCTGGCACGCCCTCCCCGCCGCACTACGGCCCCGCACCCGCGCCCAGCTCACCGACGGCATCGCCGCCGAACTCTCCCTCGCCCGGGACCTCCTCACCGACCTCGGCCTGAAGGAGCTGCCATGA
- a CDS encoding TatD family hydrolase, whose protein sequence is MRLFDPHIHMTSRTTDDYEAMRTAGVRAVVEPAFWLGQPRTSTASFLDYFDSLLGWEPFRAAQYGIAHHCTIALNPKEANDPRCTPVLDELPRYLVKDRVVAVGEIGYDSMTPAEDTALAAQLQLAADHGLPALVHTPHRDKAAGLRRTLDAVRESALAPDRVLLDHLNETTVKEAKDSGCWLGFSVYPDTKMDEERMVAVLRAHGPEQVLINSAADWGRSDPLKTRKVADLMLAEGFTEDDVDRVLWRNPVAFYGLSGRLDLDVTATDATHEGNTILRGAPRETAPAGQE, encoded by the coding sequence ATGCGCCTCTTCGACCCCCACATCCACATGACCTCGCGCACCACCGACGACTACGAGGCCATGCGCACGGCGGGCGTCCGCGCCGTGGTCGAGCCCGCCTTCTGGCTCGGCCAGCCTCGCACCTCCACCGCCTCCTTCCTCGACTACTTCGACTCCCTCCTGGGCTGGGAACCCTTCCGCGCCGCCCAGTACGGCATCGCCCACCACTGCACCATCGCCCTCAACCCGAAGGAGGCGAACGACCCCCGCTGCACCCCCGTCCTGGACGAGCTGCCCCGCTATCTCGTCAAGGACCGAGTCGTCGCCGTGGGCGAGATCGGCTACGACTCGATGACCCCGGCCGAGGACACCGCGCTCGCCGCCCAGCTCCAGCTCGCCGCCGACCACGGCCTGCCCGCCCTCGTCCACACCCCCCACCGGGACAAGGCCGCCGGCCTGCGCCGCACCCTGGACGCCGTCCGGGAGTCCGCGCTCGCCCCGGACCGGGTACTGCTCGACCACCTCAACGAGACCACCGTCAAGGAGGCCAAGGACAGCGGCTGCTGGCTCGGCTTCTCCGTCTATCCCGACACCAAGATGGACGAGGAACGCATGGTCGCCGTCCTCCGCGCCCACGGCCCCGAACAGGTCCTGATCAACTCCGCCGCCGACTGGGGGAGGAGCGACCCGCTGAAGACCCGCAAGGTGGCGGACCTGATGCTGGCGGAGGGCTTCACCGAGGACGACGTCGACCGTGTCCTGTGGCGCAACCCCGTCGCCTTCTACGGCCTCAGCGGCCGGCTGGACCTGGATGTCACCGCGACCGACGCCACCCACGAGGGCAACACCATCCTCCGTGGCGCCCCCAGGGAAACCGCCCCCGCCGGACAGGAGTGA
- a CDS encoding EboA domain-containing protein, which produces MTHPAPDTPAALPNEPRPHLTPPARDWLDQALAEAALGITPTTELRLAEAARRCGPPHADTARVLILRAAHPTPADLARVYHRGTADERRAVLQALPHLVPGPDAVPLIEDALRTNDTRLLSAALGPYAARHLSAHLWRHAILKCLFTGVPVADVAQLAARAHGDAELARMLADFAAERTAAGRPVPKDLHHVMALTDPEAVPPHPAYEDGVPHGKES; this is translated from the coding sequence CTCCCGAACGAGCCGCGCCCCCACCTCACACCCCCCGCCCGGGACTGGCTGGACCAAGCCCTGGCCGAAGCCGCCCTGGGCATCACCCCCACCACGGAGTTACGCCTCGCCGAAGCCGCCCGCCGCTGCGGCCCCCCGCACGCCGACACCGCCCGCGTCCTCATCCTCCGAGCCGCCCACCCCACCCCCGCCGATCTCGCCCGCGTCTATCACCGAGGCACCGCCGACGAACGCCGAGCCGTCCTCCAGGCCCTGCCCCACCTCGTACCGGGCCCCGACGCGGTCCCCCTCATCGAGGACGCCCTCCGCACCAACGACACCCGCCTCCTCTCCGCCGCCCTCGGCCCCTACGCCGCCCGCCATCTGAGCGCCCACCTCTGGCGGCACGCGATCCTGAAGTGCCTGTTCACCGGCGTACCCGTGGCGGATGTCGCCCAGCTCGCCGCCCGAGCCCACGGCGACGCCGAACTCGCCCGCATGCTGGCCGACTTCGCCGCCGAACGCACCGCCGCCGGACGTCCCGTCCCCAAAGACCTGCACCACGTCATGGCCCTGACCGACCCCGAGGCAGTCCCGCCGCACCCCGCGTACGAGGACGGCGTCCCCCACGGCAAGGAGTCCTGA